From one Bacteroidota bacterium genomic stretch:
- a CDS encoding transglycosylase domain-containing protein, producing MEKEKSAAETPAPKDGKPKKANKKYRFIIRIFWIILLTPLVGFIGLVIGIALFADLPDIEQLQNPESNLATVVYSADGKELGRFYAENRVNVKFKDIDGDVIHALIATEDERFYDHSGIDLRGLGRAVTSFGHGGGASTITQQLAKMQFHQEEAQHATFWERVYQKLKEWIIAIKLERLYTKEEIVALYLNKYDFNFNAVGIKSAAKVYFSKSQDSLKVEEAALLIGMCQNPSRWNPILFPDNAKKRRNVVLGQMMKNGYLTQAQFDSLKNLPIVIHYNPESHNEGLAPYFREYLRDNFMKKWCSEHTKPNGKAYDLYRDGLKIYSTIDTRIQEYAEAAVSEHMKYLQGEFDKALKQKKNAPFSWKVKKDEIDQIMHSAMLRSDRYHNLKKGGMSDADIDKNFHTKIRMSVFSWNGDIDTTLSPMDSIRYYKGFLQTGFMAMEPQTGYIRAWVGGINFRHFKFDHVKESKRQVGSTFKPFVYALAIQEGYSPCDKVPCVRTCITTEDNKEWCPDNAGGKADEKYEGQMISLRKALALSINYISAYLMKQFGPRAVVDFARNVGITSPLDPVPSLCLGTADISVYEMVGANSTFVNKGTWIEPTFVTRIEDKNGRVLEDFIPKSHEAMSEEKAYIMINLMQGVVDFGTGARLRSKYKLMNPIAGKTGTTQENADGWFMGLTPDLVAGCWVGGEDRSIHFDNMEQGQGAAMALPIWGLFFQKVYADKSLKISKGAFPRPSKKILMDLNCSKDDDTDIHDPNVDTLFGE from the coding sequence ATGGAAAAGGAAAAATCAGCAGCGGAAACTCCCGCACCGAAAGACGGAAAACCCAAAAAGGCGAATAAAAAATACCGCTTCATCATCCGTATTTTCTGGATCATCCTGCTCACACCGCTGGTCGGTTTCATCGGTCTTGTCATTGGCATTGCACTCTTTGCCGATCTGCCGGATATTGAACAACTCCAGAATCCGGAAAGTAATCTTGCTACTGTTGTGTATTCTGCCGATGGAAAAGAGCTCGGACGATTTTATGCAGAGAATCGTGTGAATGTAAAATTCAAAGACATCGATGGCGACGTGATCCACGCACTCATCGCAACAGAAGACGAACGTTTTTACGATCACTCCGGAATTGATCTGCGAGGACTCGGCCGTGCGGTTACAAGTTTCGGTCACGGTGGCGGTGCCTCCACCATCACGCAGCAATTGGCGAAAATGCAATTTCACCAGGAAGAAGCGCAACATGCAACGTTCTGGGAACGCGTTTACCAGAAACTGAAAGAGTGGATCATTGCCATAAAACTGGAACGGCTTTATACAAAGGAAGAGATCGTTGCATTGTATCTCAATAAATACGATTTCAATTTCAATGCAGTGGGAATAAAATCGGCGGCGAAAGTTTATTTTTCCAAATCGCAGGATTCATTGAAAGTGGAAGAAGCGGCTTTGCTCATTGGCATGTGCCAGAACCCATCACGATGGAATCCTATTTTATTTCCCGACAATGCAAAGAAGAGAAGAAATGTGGTGCTGGGACAAATGATGAAGAACGGATATCTCACGCAGGCGCAATTCGATTCGCTGAAAAATCTTCCCATTGTTATTCATTACAATCCCGAAAGCCACAACGAAGGGCTTGCTCCTTATTTCCGCGAATACCTGCGCGATAATTTTATGAAGAAATGGTGCAGCGAACACACGAAGCCCAATGGAAAAGCTTATGACCTGTACCGCGACGGATTGAAAATTTATTCTACGATTGATACGCGCATACAGGAATATGCGGAAGCCGCAGTGAGTGAACACATGAAATATTTACAGGGAGAATTTGATAAAGCGCTGAAGCAGAAAAAAAATGCGCCGTTCTCCTGGAAAGTGAAAAAAGATGAGATCGACCAGATCATGCATTCGGCCATGCTGCGGAGCGATCGGTATCACAACCTGAAAAAAGGCGGAATGAGCGATGCTGACATTGACAAAAATTTTCACACGAAAATAAGAATGTCAGTTTTTTCCTGGAACGGAGATATTGACACGACTCTGTCGCCGATGGATTCCATCCGCTATTACAAAGGATTTTTACAAACAGGATTCATGGCAATGGAACCGCAAACGGGTTACATACGAGCGTGGGTGGGAGGAATAAATTTCCGCCATTTCAAATTTGATCACGTGAAAGAATCGAAACGGCAAGTGGGTTCTACTTTCAAACCATTCGTGTACGCACTCGCCATACAGGAAGGATATTCTCCCTGCGATAAAGTTCCCTGCGTGCGCACGTGTATCACCACCGAAGACAACAAAGAATGGTGTCCCGATAATGCGGGAGGAAAAGCAGATGAGAAATACGAAGGGCAAATGATCTCGCTTCGCAAAGCCCTTGCACTTTCCATCAATTATATTTCTGCATATCTCATGAAACAATTCGGCCCGCGCGCAGTAGTTGATTTCGCAAGAAATGTGGGAATCACTTCTCCGCTCGATCCTGTTCCTTCACTTTGCCTGGGTACTGCAGATATTTCTGTTTACGAAATGGTGGGAGCGAATTCTACTTTCGTAAATAAGGGAACGTGGATAGAACCGACGTTTGTAACGCGCATCGAAGACAAGAACGGAAGAGTGCTCGAAGATTTCATTCCGAAAAGCCACGAAGCGATGAGCGAAGAAAAAGCATACATCATGATCAATCTTATGCAGGGCGTTGTTGATTTCGGAACCGGCGCACGATTGCGAAGCAAATACAAACTCATGAATCCCATTGCAGGAAAAACAGGAACCACGCAGGAAAATGCAGACGGATGGTTCATGGGACTTACGCCCGATTTGGTTGCCGGCTGCTGGGTGGGAGGAGAAGACCGCAGTATTCATTTCGATAATATGGAACAAGGACAAGGCGCAGCAATGGCGCTTCCTATATGGGGATTATTTTTTCAGAAAGTTTATGCCGATAAAAGTTTAAAAATTTCCAAAGGAGCATTTCCGCGCCCGTCAAAAAAAATTCTCATGGATCTGAATTGTTCGAAGGATGATGATACTGATATTCATGATCCGAATGTGGATACGTTGTTTGGTGAGTGA
- a CDS encoding gliding motility-associated C-terminal domain-containing protein produces the protein MNSISQSLMNVGMTAVTNYPLDTSTDYVLHVYDTRNVVISAPFSANWSINTILPATNAISRQWKASRMGSVFGVTIDNLGNIFVASSFVYGPTPAGTAGPGGIYKVNAADGSVSDFVLTDPNPSSSSATKIPNTGPGLGNITYDKWHDQLFVTNFEDGKIYRVSMTGVILSRFDPFAPDNGLAGAPPYGDLPWGVGVYSDYNGEARVYFSDYTEDESVTSSASFPFDNNSVWSVALDQNGDFSGTERFEIAMPNYLLESYSNPVSSLNFSSAGKMLLSERSMENIGYTSAHLSRDFEYTFTGGAWNLSEFYNIGNYSTYQDYHSNSAGGADFAYRDSDPSDSLNGCEELIWTTGDALRFQGSNPDGGTDYVYGLTGIPEAGNSGSSTGSNSVCTSSYYIDLDNDVSDIPKSRIGSCAVFRNCIFNPCENYSCTLINVVTPNGDATNDKFSIDCIQSDGWKLEVYDRWGYRVFKSDNYHNDWDCKNLVEGVYYYILTTPCEKGKTFTGFFHLIR, from the coding sequence GTGAACTCAATTTCCCAGTCACTGATGAACGTTGGTATGACTGCGGTTACAAATTATCCGCTCGATACTTCAACAGATTATGTGCTTCATGTTTATGATACGAGAAATGTGGTGATCAGCGCTCCGTTTTCCGCAAACTGGTCCATAAATACAATTTTGCCGGCGACGAATGCAATTTCAAGACAATGGAAGGCATCGAGAATGGGTTCCGTTTTCGGTGTAACAATTGATAATCTCGGTAATATATTTGTTGCAAGCAGTTTTGTTTATGGCCCTACTCCAGCCGGAACAGCAGGGCCTGGTGGAATTTACAAAGTGAACGCAGCAGATGGAAGTGTGAGCGATTTCGTACTGACCGATCCGAATCCTTCAAGTTCGAGTGCAACAAAAATTCCGAATACAGGGCCCGGGCTTGGAAATATTACTTACGATAAATGGCATGATCAACTTTTCGTGACCAATTTTGAAGACGGAAAGATTTATCGCGTAAGCATGACCGGCGTTATACTGAGCAGGTTTGATCCTTTCGCACCTGATAATGGATTGGCCGGAGCCCCACCTTATGGTGATCTGCCCTGGGGTGTTGGCGTTTACAGTGACTACAACGGGGAAGCGAGAGTTTATTTTTCAGATTACACAGAAGATGAGTCAGTGACCTCTTCCGCATCTTTTCCCTTCGATAACAATTCGGTGTGGTCGGTGGCACTCGATCAGAACGGAGATTTTTCCGGAACGGAACGATTCGAGATCGCCATGCCGAATTATCTTCTCGAGTCCTATTCAAACCCGGTTTCGAGTTTGAATTTTTCTTCAGCCGGAAAAATGCTTCTCTCCGAAAGAAGCATGGAAAACATAGGATATACAAGCGCTCATCTTAGCAGAGATTTTGAATATACTTTCACGGGTGGCGCCTGGAATTTATCTGAATTTTACAACATCGGCAATTACAGCACTTACCAGGATTATCATTCCAATAGTGCAGGTGGAGCCGATTTTGCTTATCGTGATTCTGATCCATCAGATTCTCTTAATGGTTGCGAAGAATTGATCTGGACAACGGGAGATGCCTTACGATTTCAAGGTTCCAATCCCGATGGCGGTACCGATTATGTTTATGGATTAACCGGAATTCCGGAAGCCGGGAATTCCGGCTCTTCAACCGGCAGCAATTCTGTCTGCACAAGTTCTTACTACATCGATCTTGATAATGATGTCAGCGATATTCCCAAAAGTAGAATTGGCAGTTGCGCGGTTTTCCGGAATTGTATTTTCAATCCCTGTGAAAATTATTCCTGTACATTAATAAATGTGGTTACACCAAATGGCGATGCAACAAATGATAAATTCTCAATAGATTGTATTCAGTCCGACGGATGGAAGCTGGAAGTTTATGACCGCTGGGGATACCGTGTTTTTAAAAGTGATAATTACCATAACGATTGGGATTGTAAGAATCTTGTCGAAGGAGTTTACTATTATATCCTTACCACTCCCTGTGAAAAAGGCAAAACGTTTACGGGATTTTTTCACCTCATCCGGTAA
- a CDS encoding CoA transferase subunit A: protein MNKVVSNADEAIRDINDEATIMLGGFGLCGIPENCIAALVRKGVKNLTCISNNAGVDDFGIGLLLQTRQVKKMISSYVGENAEFERQLLSGELEVDLIPQGTLATRSMAAKFGMPAVWVRAGVGTEIANGKETRKLPFQGEEHDYLLEYAFNAQFSIVKAWKGDKFGNLIFRKTARNFNDPMTGAAKITIAEVEELVEPGELEPAQIHVPGIYIQRIFKGEKYEKRIEQRTVRKK, encoded by the coding sequence ATGAATAAAGTAGTTTCCAACGCCGACGAAGCCATCCGTGATATCAATGACGAGGCAACCATTATGCTCGGCGGTTTCGGCCTTTGCGGCATTCCCGAAAATTGCATTGCTGCGCTCGTGCGCAAGGGTGTGAAAAATCTCACTTGCATTTCCAACAACGCAGGAGTAGATGATTTTGGTATCGGGCTTTTGCTGCAAACGCGCCAGGTGAAAAAAATGATTTCTTCTTACGTGGGAGAGAATGCAGAATTTGAACGGCAATTGCTCAGTGGAGAACTGGAAGTGGATCTTATTCCGCAGGGAACATTGGCAACAAGAAGCATGGCTGCAAAATTCGGAATGCCTGCCGTGTGGGTGCGCGCGGGTGTGGGAACAGAAATTGCCAATGGAAAAGAAACGCGAAAACTTCCTTTCCAGGGAGAAGAACACGATTATTTACTCGAGTATGCTTTCAATGCGCAGTTTTCCATTGTGAAAGCGTGGAAGGGTGATAAATTCGGAAATCTTATTTTCAGAAAAACAGCGCGCAATTTCAATGATCCTATGACCGGTGCTGCAAAAATTACCATTGCGGAAGTGGAAGAACTCGTGGAGCCCGGCGAACTCGAACCGGCGCAGATACATGTTCCCGGAATCTACATTCAGCGTATTTTCAAAGGAGAAAAATATGAAAAAAGAATAGAGCAGAGAACCGTAAGAAAAAAGTAA
- the metX gene encoding homoserine O-acetyltransferase: protein MSLSSFTYGEFTTEAGIKIPSLELAYCTYGKFIPGKSKVVWVCHALTASAECAEWWPDLIGENKAINPEEYFIICVNIPSSCYGSSGPMTENPDTGNLWYGDFPVFSIRDMVCSFIALRKHLGIEKIHLLIGGSMGGYQCAEWAIMENEVVEHLALVATGAKESAWGIAIHTAQRIAIEIDSSFGEKNKDAGAKGLKTARAIGMLTYRNYAAFVHTQNDDDHRTENFSAESYIHYQGEKLVKRFNAYSYWLLTKTMDSHNVGRDRESISAALKKIKAKTICIGISSDFLCPLPEQKFLAENIPGAKFAEIDSPFGHDGFLVEGEKIGKIVREFISS from the coding sequence ATGAGTCTTTCTTCTTTTACATACGGAGAATTTACAACGGAAGCAGGAATAAAAATCCCTTCGCTCGAACTTGCTTATTGCACGTATGGAAAATTTATTCCGGGAAAAAGCAAAGTAGTCTGGGTGTGTCATGCACTCACCGCAAGCGCAGAATGTGCCGAATGGTGGCCCGATCTTATTGGAGAAAACAAAGCGATCAACCCGGAAGAATATTTCATCATCTGCGTGAATATTCCGTCCTCCTGTTACGGTTCATCGGGGCCCATGACAGAAAATCCGGACACTGGAAATTTATGGTACGGCGATTTTCCTGTTTTTTCCATTCGCGATATGGTGTGTTCTTTCATTGCACTCCGGAAACATTTAGGAATAGAAAAAATTCATTTACTCATTGGAGGAAGTATGGGCGGATACCAGTGCGCAGAATGGGCGATCATGGAAAATGAAGTGGTGGAACATCTCGCGCTCGTAGCTACGGGAGCGAAAGAAAGTGCGTGGGGCATTGCCATTCACACCGCGCAGCGCATCGCTATAGAAATTGATTCTTCTTTCGGAGAAAAAAATAAAGATGCCGGGGCGAAAGGACTCAAGACCGCGCGCGCTATAGGCATGCTCACGTACCGCAACTACGCGGCGTTCGTACACACGCAAAACGACGATGATCATCGCACAGAAAATTTCAGCGCCGAATCTTACATTCATTACCAGGGAGAAAAATTAGTGAAACGGTTCAATGCCTATTCCTACTGGCTGCTTACTAAAACAATGGATTCGCATAATGTGGGAAGAGACAGGGAAAGTATCAGCGCAGCGTTGAAAAAAATAAAAGCAAAAACAATCTGTATCGGCATCAGCAGCGATTTTCTTTGCCCGCTGCCGGAGCAGAAATTTCTCGCAGAAAATATTCCGGGAGCAAAATTCGCAGAGATCGATTCCCCTTTCGGGCACGATGGATTTTTAGTAGAAGGAGAAAAGATTGGGAAGATCGTAAGGGAATTTATTTCATCGTGA
- a CDS encoding OsmC family protein: MKVTLQRIDDAFNFEAKSETGKTVVFDAGVKTGGKGNGLSPMQSLIMAAGGCSAIDVILILKKQKQEIKDFKIEIDGEREKGKEPALWETVHLLFKLDGNIEPAKAKRAVQLSMEKYCSVVRTLQLAGAKITWDVLVNGK, translated from the coding sequence ATGAAAGTTACTTTACAGCGCATCGACGATGCTTTTAATTTCGAAGCAAAAAGTGAGACAGGAAAAACAGTTGTCTTCGATGCCGGTGTAAAAACGGGAGGAAAAGGAAATGGTTTGAGCCCCATGCAGTCGCTGATCATGGCTGCGGGAGGATGCAGTGCCATCGATGTCATTCTCATTCTCAAAAAACAAAAACAGGAAATAAAAGATTTTAAAATTGAAATTGATGGCGAACGTGAAAAAGGCAAAGAGCCCGCATTATGGGAAACCGTTCACCTGCTTTTCAAACTCGACGGAAATATTGAACCGGCAAAAGCAAAACGCGCGGTACAACTCTCAATGGAAAAATATTGTTCCGTGGTAAGAACGCTCCAGCTTGCCGGGGCGAAAATTACCTGGGATGTTTTAGTGAATGGAAAATAA